Within the Hevea brasiliensis isolate MT/VB/25A 57/8 chromosome 2, ASM3005281v1, whole genome shotgun sequence genome, the region ATGTTTCATCAGTTGTTTAGCGAGACAAATATCCATGCATTTTAGACCTAACGCTTCTGATTTCAGATGAGAAAAGAACATAGCAACCAGAAAATAGGCACTCACAAAGCCCCAGCCACTTTTTGTAAATTCTTGACCCACAATCCTGAATGCACACTGGGTTGAGAGGAAGTGTTCAACGTAAGGAAGTTCATCAACAACAGCAGCAACACCCCCCTTCTTTTTAGGACCAAGTTGGAGTGCTTTAGCATATGCTTCAGGTGATCCTAAGGCAACAAGCCTAGATTTAGATATTCCAAGTTCTTCGCTCAAATAATATTCAACAAAAGAACCCACTTGGTATCCTATGGGTTCATCACCTTCCTTTAAGCTTTCAATCCCACTGATAGGAGAAAATAACCGCTGAACTGTGAGTATTGATGTAAGACTTGCAGTGTAGcttgaattaattattaatactACAAAGAGCCATATGATTAGCACAAAGCGACCCAGGGTGCCCACAGTGTTTTCTCCTGCAAAAGGAACAAAGAAATCaacttatcaaaaaaaaaaaaaaaagaggcttGATGCCCCAACAGTAAGCATAAAATCCAGGCAAAAATATGACAGCTCACTTACTATGGGAAAAAAATAGGGTTGAGAGGCTGAACCTGCAGCAGCATTAACAAACAAGAGATGGATCAGATGGAAATATCTTTGCATGATTGCAAGATGATATTTGGGATTAATGGCGATGGTATTAGTAATgagataaaaaattttttttaaaaaaaaggccAAATGATAGAGCTCCGTTCATTGTTCTTGCTAATGCTACTGCATAAATTGAGAAATTTGCAAAATGTGCTCCATATCACAAATTAACACAAGTTGGGAAGATATATCATAACAAGATATTAATTTAGGAACTAACCATAAAACAGTTATAACTTGTCTTTTAGGTGGACCCCTGAACTCATCATTTATCCTATGCTCCAGAATCCAGACAACTGTGCCAACAGCAATGAAGAAACTGCCAATAACAATCCACATAAGTGGACTAAATGGTCGGAGGAAAGCCCAGGCCCCTGAGTTCAATTTCCTAAATGGGGCCACAACAACCAATCCTGATGCTACATATGGCTGTGTAAAATCCACAATTTTGGTTCGATTTGTGACTATGGCAACATCACCAATGACAGCATCAAAGAACTGCAACAAGAATACAAGAAAGTCAGACAATAGGGCAAAACAGATTCCCCATCAATTTGAATTTCAGACAATAAATTTATGTTGTAGTACTCACACCGGTCGTGATCTTATTCACAAGTTCTGTGTAGCTGGGGTTTTCTTTACCATTTCCAAAGGGGATAAATTGATATGGAACAGCATATGGTAATAAACTTATAGCAGCTGTAAATACATCTACACAAAAACCCTTGAACGTGTCCGTCCCTCGCACTTGTGTTACAAATTCCTTGAAACTAAACCGAACAGGCACACCAATTCTCAATTGCTTCCCATTGTTGGGAAAAACCCATCCACGGGGCTTTAATACTGTCTCTCCAGGCCAAATGACACTGTACAAATGCTGGTTTACACTGGAACGATTCGGTGGCCCCGTATAGAGTGTCTCTGGAGGAACAGTTGATAAACCAGAATAATTGGACCAGTACCCAATCCGTCTATACCCAGTTCCTATCACATTAATAACATCATAAGCAGGAAGAATCAGAGATCTGTCAGAATCAAACTTTAGTGGACCTGTTAAACCAATAAGATCACTCTTCAATATGTTCTTCAGCAGTAGTGTTCCACCATCAAAAATGTTCATTGCATCAAGATGAAGATTACCACCTTCTGCAGGAATCAACCTGGGATCATTAGAAAATGAGACAACCCCACCCTGGTCAAAAAATGCGTCAATAGCATGAGCAACCAGCCAGACAGAATCATAAGCATAAAGCCCATAAGAATTCAGCCCCAGAGAACCACCAGCCAACTTGCTCCACCTAGAGGAAAAGGATCTCTTCCTATCTGAATCTGGAGTGTAATGACGTAAAGCAAGAACTCCTTGCATTGTGTTCATGGTCTCAGAAGATAAGGGAGAAAAAGAATCTAAATAAGATGAAAGCCAATCTGTGGCAATCCATACATATCCATTACCCATCATCCCAAGATATTTTGCCACAGACAAGACACTAAAACCTAACTTAGGATTTACATGAAGAACAACAACTCGAGATTCCATTAATGCAACCTTAACAAGAATATCCATG harbors:
- the LOC110669234 gene encoding glutamate receptor 3.3, with the protein product MNAIVLVSYLFVFCGLFSSGCGRNVTSRPAIVNIGAIFSFDSTIGRVAKIAIQEAVKDVNANSSILHGTKLAVTMHSSNCSGFTGMVEALRFMENDIVAIIGPQSSVVAHIISHVVNELQVPLLSFAATDPTLNSLQFPFFVRTTQSDSYQMAAIAEIVDYYGWKQVIAIFIDDDYGRNGILALSDKLAERRCKISYKLGIPPDTDVSQGEIMDILVKVALMESRVVVLHVNPKLGFSVLSVAKYLGMMGNGYVWIATDWLSSYLDSFSPLSSETMNTMQGVLALRHYTPDSDRKRSFSSRWSKLAGGSLGLNSYGLYAYDSVWLVAHAIDAFFDQGGVVSFSNDPRLIPAEGGNLHLDAMNIFDGGTLLLKNILKSDLIGLTGPLKFDSDRSLILPAYDVINVIGTGYRRIGYWSNYSGLSTVPPETLYTGPPNRSSVNQHLYSVIWPGETVLKPRGWVFPNNGKQLRIGVPVRFSFKEFVTQVRGTDTFKGFCVDVFTAAISLLPYAVPYQFIPFGNGKENPSYTELVNKITTGFFDAVIGDVAIVTNRTKIVDFTQPYVASGLVVVAPFRKLNSGAWAFLRPFSPLMWIVIGSFFIAVGTVVWILEHRINDEFRGPPKRQVITVLWFSLSTLFFSHRENTVGTLGRFVLIIWLFVVLIINSSYTASLTSILTVQRLFSPISGIESLKEGDEPIGYQVGSFVEYYLSEELGISKSRLVALGSPEAYAKALQLGPKKKGGVAAVVDELPYVEHFLSTQCAFRIVGQEFTKSGWGFAFPRDSPLAVDMSTAILALSESGDLQRIHDKWLMHRSCSSDTAELESDRLELKSFWGLFLICALACILALFIYFLQIIRQLYRAPPTESTSPVQGSSRSGRIHRLLSLMDEKEDHSGKKNKRKVERSLSENDRDAELGRNTKRKGVEMSSGSNINPSI